The following proteins come from a genomic window of Alicyclobacillus dauci:
- a CDS encoding SDH family Clp fold serine proteinase → MWFWILLILWSLVPVWRQYRIHSQRIRAIRQMERKRGTRVITLIHRQETISFLGIPLRNYISIEDSEQILRAIRLTPDSMPIDLVVHTPGGLVLASEQIAHALGRHPSKVTVFVPHYAMSGGTMIALSAAEIVIDENAVLGPVDPQLGRYPAASLLEVVAQKPVEHVKDETLVLVDMARKALRQVEAFLTELLESKMEMAEAKDLARALSSGLWTHDYPITVEKLKDLRLPIKVGLPREVYALMELYPQPSQRRPSVQYISTPYDGDGDTNRRSHRD, encoded by the coding sequence ATGTGGTTTTGGATTCTCCTAATCTTGTGGTCACTTGTGCCGGTGTGGCGACAATACAGGATTCATTCGCAACGGATTCGGGCAATTCGACAGATGGAGCGTAAGCGGGGAACACGAGTGATTACATTGATTCATCGCCAGGAGACGATCAGCTTTCTCGGAATTCCCCTTCGAAACTACATTTCCATTGAGGACTCTGAGCAAATTCTCCGTGCCATTCGGTTGACACCTGATTCGATGCCAATAGACCTCGTTGTACATACACCTGGCGGTCTCGTGCTCGCGTCGGAACAAATCGCACACGCACTCGGCCGTCACCCATCAAAAGTCACTGTATTTGTTCCACATTATGCTATGTCGGGTGGAACAATGATTGCATTGTCGGCGGCTGAAATCGTCATCGACGAAAATGCGGTGTTGGGCCCGGTTGACCCGCAACTCGGACGTTACCCAGCGGCGTCTCTTCTTGAGGTGGTGGCTCAGAAACCGGTTGAGCATGTCAAAGATGAAACCCTTGTCTTGGTCGATATGGCACGCAAGGCGTTAAGGCAGGTGGAAGCATTTTTGACCGAGTTACTCGAAAGTAAGATGGAGATGGCTGAAGCAAAAGATTTGGCACGTGCGTTATCCTCGGGACTCTGGACACACGATTATCCGATCACGGTCGAAAAATTGAAAGACTTGCGCCTCCCAATTAAAGTGGGACTTCCACGTGAGGTCTACGCGTTGATGGAATTGTATCCCCAACCTTCGCAACGGCGGCCCAGCGTACAGTATATTTCCACGCCGTACGACGGGGATGGTGATACGAATCGTCGATCCCATCGGGATTGA
- a CDS encoding YheC/YheD family protein, giving the protein MRKTRLLMDDPIISRHVPETDWFSATSLHRMLRKYSTVYIKPDIGRKGNGVIRVRKINDSESEISYRQTSVRCATKNVVSQLQKIQNSERQYIIQRGIDLATYHSRPFDVRVVLQKPLNRWHLSWVSAKVAPHKDAVVTNVAKGAQDVTITKTLRKLDQRLNVYRVLQELIDVSYQTAQILGAKFPLKIVGLDMAIDKRGKIWFIEANTKPDFRGLRSLDPKQYKRYITAKRLIR; this is encoded by the coding sequence ATGAGAAAGACACGACTTCTCATGGATGATCCGATTATTTCTCGCCATGTACCTGAAACGGACTGGTTTAGTGCCACTAGCCTTCATCGGATGCTGCGGAAATATTCCACTGTGTATATCAAACCAGACATAGGTAGAAAGGGAAATGGGGTTATCCGGGTAAGAAAGATAAACGACTCGGAAAGTGAGATTTCGTATAGGCAGACGTCAGTGAGGTGCGCCACGAAGAACGTCGTTTCGCAGTTACAAAAGATACAAAATTCCGAAAGACAATATATTATTCAACGCGGTATTGATTTGGCAACTTATCATAGTCGTCCGTTTGACGTGCGTGTTGTGCTTCAAAAACCTCTGAATCGGTGGCATTTGTCCTGGGTGAGTGCCAAAGTCGCCCCCCACAAAGATGCCGTTGTCACCAATGTCGCTAAAGGTGCTCAAGACGTCACGATTACCAAGACGCTGCGGAAACTTGACCAGCGTCTAAATGTGTATCGGGTTCTTCAGGAATTGATAGACGTGTCGTACCAAACTGCACAGATACTGGGAGCCAAGTTCCCGCTTAAGATTGTCGGTTTAGATATGGCGATCGACAAGAGGGGAAAAATCTGGTTTATCGAGGCGAATACCAAACCGGATTTTAGGGGGTTAAGAAGTCTCGACCCGAAACAGTACAAACGGTATATAACGGCCAAAAGGTTAATCCGATAA
- a CDS encoding KamA family radical SAM protein: protein MQAKYITNLDKIQNLTDDERETLKHVADKFVFRVNDYYLNLIDWSNPDDPIRKLVIPNSSELQEYGRWDASDEDTNYVVKGCQHKYKTTALLLVSEVCGAYCRFCFRKRLFRSDVKEAMSDVREGLDYIARHPEINNVLLTGGDPFVLATNKLRLIIEELRSIKHVKIIRIGSKMPVFNPMRIYEDDELLDLIRENSTAENRIYVMVHVNHPREITHEAKLCFKALYDAGATLVNQTPVLKGINDDPAVLGELLDELSWTGVTPYYFFVNRPVAGNSGFVLTLEEVYRIVEEAKALTSGLGKRVKLCMSHTSGKIEILAIHDGKAYLKYHQSRDGDYGKLMILDCPSHATWFDDLPGNERYWTKPAKKLEDIISVNEMPVVPVKKGKLTRG, encoded by the coding sequence ATGCAGGCAAAGTACATTACAAATTTAGATAAGATCCAGAACTTAACTGACGACGAACGAGAGACATTAAAGCATGTCGCTGACAAGTTTGTCTTTCGTGTAAATGACTATTATTTGAATCTAATAGATTGGTCTAATCCTGACGATCCGATCCGGAAACTGGTCATACCGAATTCAAGTGAACTGCAAGAATACGGCCGTTGGGATGCTTCTGATGAAGATACAAATTATGTCGTCAAAGGCTGTCAACACAAATATAAAACAACAGCTTTGTTGCTTGTTTCAGAGGTATGCGGTGCCTATTGCCGGTTTTGTTTTCGAAAGCGGCTGTTCCGATCGGATGTCAAGGAGGCCATGTCAGACGTTCGCGAGGGTCTCGACTACATTGCACGGCATCCGGAAATTAACAATGTGCTGCTAACGGGTGGGGATCCGTTTGTGTTGGCAACTAACAAGCTGCGTCTGATCATTGAAGAACTGAGATCGATAAAACATGTCAAGATCATCCGTATTGGATCAAAGATGCCGGTTTTCAACCCCATGAGAATTTATGAAGATGATGAACTGCTTGACTTGATTCGTGAAAACTCCACGGCTGAGAATCGTATTTATGTTATGGTGCACGTCAATCACCCAAGAGAAATTACACACGAAGCAAAATTGTGTTTTAAAGCACTATACGACGCGGGTGCCACTTTGGTAAACCAAACACCGGTTTTGAAAGGGATCAATGACGATCCGGCAGTACTTGGTGAATTGTTAGACGAATTGTCATGGACAGGAGTCACACCCTATTATTTCTTTGTAAACCGGCCGGTTGCCGGAAACAGTGGGTTTGTTCTCACGTTAGAAGAGGTGTACCGAATTGTTGAGGAGGCAAAAGCCTTGACATCCGGTTTAGGCAAGCGCGTCAAACTTTGTATGAGTCACACTTCGGGTAAGATTGAGATCCTGGCAATTCACGATGGAAAAGCTTATCTGAAATATCACCAGTCACGGGATGGGGACTACGGGAAACTAATGATCCTGGACTGTCCGAGTCATGCTACTTGGTTTGACGATTTACCGGGGAACGAGCGGTATTGGACGAAACCTGCTAAAAAACTTGAAGATATCATATCTGTCAATGAAATGCCTGTTGTACCAGTGAAAAAGGGCAAATTAACCCGTGGCTGA
- a CDS encoding YheC/YheD family endospore coat-associated protein, with amino-acid sequence MTSSSSLTSPTVGVVLGVSAPVTSGVEELAKANKKARTKLYFFSTRGVDYDRKVIRGMWFNDAKKRWEKRTFPFPHVLYVRGGSGKSVQRLIEKFDDMGIKRINPIVAFNKSDLYYKLSQDKSVRKYLPYTKNLDLNDISELRAILRKRKTVYIKACRGRRGLQVVRVSRVSPGRYQYSYSILGRLVRREVRSYTRLQRALKSFFGSREVIVQQAIDLLTVNGSCLVDFRAELQRNRNGNLTVVAIPIRVGKKSSPITTHGTAYRFNDYLSKLLPNCSSKQIRETRNEIDHFLRTVYRSVEKVYGRFGEIGIDFAVDKNRNIWLIECNAQSAKVSIRRCYSQKTVHRIYRNPLEYAKTLV; translated from the coding sequence ATGACATCATCCTCATCCTTGACGTCGCCGACTGTTGGAGTTGTTTTAGGTGTCAGCGCCCCTGTCACGAGCGGCGTTGAAGAACTTGCTAAAGCAAACAAGAAGGCGAGGACGAAACTCTATTTCTTTTCCACAAGAGGTGTCGATTATGACCGTAAAGTCATAAGGGGAATGTGGTTCAACGATGCCAAAAAGCGTTGGGAAAAGAGAACGTTTCCCTTCCCGCATGTGTTATATGTTCGCGGCGGTTCCGGGAAAAGTGTCCAAAGATTGATTGAAAAATTTGATGATATGGGGATCAAGCGAATTAATCCCATCGTGGCATTTAATAAGTCGGATTTGTATTACAAGCTCAGTCAAGATAAGAGCGTACGAAAGTATTTGCCCTATACCAAGAACCTTGATCTGAATGACATCAGTGAGTTAAGAGCAATTTTACGAAAGCGAAAAACAGTTTATATCAAAGCTTGTCGCGGACGGCGAGGGCTTCAAGTTGTTCGGGTATCTCGAGTATCTCCGGGGAGATATCAATACAGCTATTCCATTCTCGGAAGATTAGTTCGAAGAGAGGTACGTAGCTACACTCGTTTACAAAGAGCGTTGAAATCTTTCTTCGGTAGTCGGGAAGTAATCGTTCAGCAGGCCATCGACCTACTCACAGTCAATGGCTCGTGTCTGGTAGATTTTCGTGCGGAATTACAAAGAAACCGGAATGGAAATCTTACAGTCGTCGCGATTCCGATTCGAGTGGGCAAGAAAAGCTCTCCGATTACCACCCATGGTACTGCATACCGATTTAACGATTACCTAAGTAAGCTGTTACCAAACTGCTCCAGTAAACAAATTCGTGAGACACGGAATGAAATCGATCATTTCCTGAGGACCGTATACCGAAGTGTGGAGAAAGTGTATGGGAGATTTGGCGAGATCGGAATAGATTTTGCGGTGGATAAAAACCGGAACATATGGCTCATAGAGTGCAACGCTCAATCAGCAAAAGTGTCTATTAGACGATGCTACAGTCAAAAAACCGTTCACCGGATTTATCGAAATCCTTTGGAATATGCAAAGACGCTGGTTTAG